A segment of the Triticum urartu cultivar G1812 chromosome 1, Tu2.1, whole genome shotgun sequence genome:
GTAGTTATGTGCAAGCATGTCTTGGTTCTTCATCTATGCCATGTTCTTCCGTCTTCCATAATTCAGCTGTGTAAATCACCACACGGGTCACAGCTCGTAGGCTGTTCCCGTTGTGGTGAATGATGATCGTCTCTGCTTGAAAGTGCAAACTGAGTTTTGAGATTTTGTGTAGTGTGCGCTGCCGATGATGCGACGAATTTTATCGGTCTCGTTTATTACAAACATTTCACCAAATTTACATCCACACAGGTTAGCACAACTTTCGCAGAACCAGAAGCTAACTGACAACTCTGCTGCACAACCCTAGTACTACTACTGTCTTGAGagttcagagagagagagaggatcaTCACCTCTGTTCCTCTCTGGGCCGTGGCCTGCAACGCGCATCCATCCATGGCGCGCTTCACAGCGCGGAGCCGCAGAAGGGGCAGAAGCGGAACTGCGGGTCGACGGCGCGGCTGCACGCGCCGCACTGCCCCGCCCCCGCGCGGGGGAggagctccccgccgccggcgccgTGGGACCCCGGCGCGAGGAGGCCGCAGTCGCGGCAGAGGTAGGCGGGGTCCTTGCCCGGCCACCGCCACGCGGGGACGAAGAAGAGCTTGAGCACCTTCTCGGTCTCCACCAGGTCGGCCGCGCCGCCGCAGCGCACGCACCGCCCGGCCGCCTCCTTGAGCACCCGCCCCGCGCCCTGCTCCACGCCGCCTACGAAGAAGAAGAACATCGCCGGGCCTCTCGATCGCTGCCGATTTCCTCTGAATTTTTCTCGCGCGATCCCTCGTTGCCTCGGTTCTCGGCTCCGGTCGATCTGGCTCGGTTCGATCTGATGAAGTGTTGGTTTGATGGCTCGGTGTAGTGTGTGGATCGCTTCCTTGTGCTTTGTGCTTCTGGTGGAAGGGGGAAACGGGAAGAGAATTCTGGAGAGCTCGGAACGTCGGACTTGGGCCGGAATCCTGAGATGCCCTGGAGGGGGAGGGCCGGTTCTCAGCCCATGGGTAGATGGGCTGAACGACCAATTTGCGACGTGCCTTCCATGGACTTTTGTGTACTCTTTTTTTTTTGGCAACAGCAAACCTCAAAACCGCTCGGTTTGATTTGTCCACATTTCAACATTGAACTAACCAGTCGGTTTGATTTGTTTGATTTGTAACCATCATCGTCAAAACCGCTCGcattagagcatctctagcagaccatGCAACCGGACGTCTCGCAAAACGCGTTCAAGGGGCTAGCAAAACTTTTTAAACGGTGCGCGCTCCGGTGGAACAGATCATGTAAACGCATCCCGCAAACTTATGGGATGACGCGTTTACGAGATCTGTTCCGCAGGAGCGCTTACGACACCGTAAATTTTACATAGCATCGAATAAATTACACATGTCAATAATATGGATCGAATGGAATCGTAATATAAATTCAACATACGAATATATGAATGGTCTGAAAAGCAATTCACaatacaacaatagttttcattAGAACAAatgttcaaatttaaataattATTACAACAACAAATTGTTCAAATCTCACACGAATAGAAATGAATAAAAATGGGGATCTATCCCCCCCCTCCCCCACATAGAGTTGCCATCGATGCTCAATAAGATCATGCTAGAGTTGGTTGTGCGAATCATGGTTCTCGATCTTCCGGATGGTCTCAAGAAATGCAtgttgaaaatatgccctagaggcaataataaattggttattattatatttccttgttcatgataatcatttattatccatgctagaattgtattgataggaaactcagatacatgtgtggatacatagacaacaccatgtccctagtaagcctctagttgactagctcgttgatcaatagatggttacggtttcctgaccatggacattggatgtcgttgataacgggatcacatcattaggagaatgatgtgatggacaagacccaatcctaagcctagcacaaagatcgtgtagttcgtatgctaaagcttttctaatgtcaagtatcatttccgtagaccatgagattgtgcaactctcggataccgtaggagtgctttgggtgtgccaaaagtcacaagtaactgggtggctataaaggtacactacaggtatctccgaaagtgtctgttgggttggcacgaatcgagactgggatttgtcactccgtgtgaacggagaggtatctctgggcccactcggtaggacatcatcataatatgcacaatgtgaccaaggagttgatcacgggatgatgtgttacggaacgagtaaagagacttgccggtaacgagattgaacaaggtatcgggataccgacgatcgaatctcgggcaagtatcgtaccgctagacaaagggaattgtatacgggattgattaagtccttgacatcgtggttcatccgatgagatcatcgtggagcatgtgggatctaacatgggtatccagatcccgctgttggttattgaccagagagttgtctcggccatgtctgcatgactcacgaacccgtagggtctacacacttaaggttcgatgacgctagggttatagggaaagtatgcacgcggttaccgaatgttgttcagagtcccggatgagatcccggacgtcacgaggagttacggaatggtccgaaggtaaagattaatatataggaagtattgttttggccaccggaagtgttccgggcatcaccagtagtgtaccgggaccaccggaggggtccgggggtccaccaggtggggccatcagccccggaggcctacatgggccaatagtgggaagggaccagcccctaggtgggctggggcgcctcccaccaaggcccaaggcgcctccaagaggggaagggggcaaaccctagggcagatgggccctaaggcccaccccaggtgcgcccccccctctcccccttgtggccgccacccagatgggatctgggggctgccgccacccctagggagggaaccctaggtgggggcgcagccccttcccttcccctatatatacttgagcaaaggggcagcccaacacacgattcaatcttcctattggcgcagccctacccctctccctcctcgtctctcgtagtgcttggcgaagctg
Coding sequences within it:
- the LOC125518693 gene encoding uncharacterized protein LOC125518693, whose product is MFFFFVGGVEQGAGRVLKEAAGRCVRCGGAADLVETEKVLKLFFVPAWRWPGKDPAYLCRDCGLLAPGSHGAGGGELLPRAGAGQCGACSRAVDPQFRFCPFCGSAL